From Prosthecobacter vanneervenii:
CACGCGCATGGCGCTGGCGCATGCGGACTTTGCCGTCACAGAGGCCGGATTCGCCTTCGATCTGGGCGGGGAGAAGTTCATGCACATCAAGTGCCGCCAGAGCGGCCTAGCCCCCTCGGCCATCGTCATCGTGGCCACGGTGCGTGCGCTCAAAATGCACGGCGGTGCCGCGCTGGATCAGCTCACGCATACAGATACCGCCGCGCTCAGCCGTGGCTTGGAAAACCTCGCCGCCCATCTCGACAGCGCCGCCAAGTTTCAGCGCCCGGTCATCGTGGCGGTCAATCAGTTCACCAATGACCACCCCGACGAGCTCGCGCTGGTGCATGAGTTCTGCCGCGCACGCGGCGTGCCCAGCGCCACCGCCAATGTCTTTGGCGAAGGCGGTGCCGGAGCCGTGGAGCTGGCGGAAAAAGTGCTGGCCGCACTGCCGGCGCAGGACGCGCCGCTGCCCTTCCTCTATCAGCAGGAGGAGAGCGTCGAGGCCAAGCTCCATGCCATCGCCACCAAGATCTACGGAGCCGACGGCGTGCTGCTCACCGATGAAGCCAAAGCCCGTCTGGCGCTGTTTGCCCGTAGCGGCTTTGACAAGCTGCCGCTCTGCATGGCCAAGACGCAGGACTCCCTCTCGGATGATGCCAAGAAACGCGGCCGCCCACGTGGCTTCACCATCACCGTGCGTGACTTTGAGATCGCCAATGGCGCAGGCTTCCTCGTGGCCCTCACCGGTACCATGATGCGCATGCCCGCCCTGCCCAAAGTGCCCGCCGCCGAGCGCATCCAGGTGACCGACGACGGATTCATGAGCGGCATTTAGGGATGTCTTGCCGCCGTGGGGCGCACGTTCTAGTTTGGGACTGCGCATGATTCTGGCCCGCTCCTTCATCTTTGGTTTTCCGCTGCTTCTCGCGGCGGTGGCTGGCTGGGCGGTGCGGGAGGTCAGGCGCAGCCGCATGGACCATGCGGATGGCGTGGTGGTCATGCTCTCCCAGGGCGCCCCAGTGCTCAATCCCTACCTCCCCGCCACCGAGGTGGAGCGCCAGATTATCGATCTCGTTCACGAGCCGCTCATCCGCTTGGGAGCAGACGGCACTTTGCAGCCCGGGCTGGCCGAGTTCTGGCGCTGGACGCAGGATGTCACCTGCTGGTTTGCCAATGAAGCCGCCGCCAGGCGCGCGCAGGAACTGCTTCAGGCGCAGATCGGTGAAAAGAACCGCTGGGCCGAGTGGAATCTCGGCTCCGTGCGGATGTTTGGAAACCGCCTCCTCCTCGGCTTTACCGAGCCCAACGCCACCGGAGTGCGGCAGGCCTTTGAGCTGATCGCGGGACCCGATTTGAAGCCGGTGGTGTTCTGGCGTGTCGAGCGCCGCAGCGCATTGCGCCAGGCGTGGAAGCGCTTCATGGCGGAGTCCGCACAAGCAAAGCTGGTTCAACGCTCCTGGTTTGATGGCGAGAATGCCTGCGAGTTTGTCGTCGCCGGCGATTCGCCCCGGCTGGTCGAAGACATGCATCGCTTCTTGGATGGCGGTCCGGACGAGCCGGCAGAAATCAATCCCCTCGGCGAAGTCGGCGCGCTCAGCGAGCCCGTGCTGGACCTCGACATCCGCCCCGGACGCCGCTGGCATGATGGCACACCAGCGACTGCTGAGGATGCCCGGGCCACGCTGGAATATCTGCGCGCCAGCGAGTGGCCGCTGCCCAATCGCGAGGCGCTCAGCAGCATCCAGAGCGCCGAGGTGCAGAATGACGGCGCACGCCTGCATGTGTCCTTCCGCCGCCGCCAGGGCGCGGCGCTCTGTGTGTTTGTGAATCTCCCCATGCTCCCCGCCGCCTGGCTGCGGGCGCATCCCGGCGTGCAGGAGGCCGATCTCATCCAGCACGCACCGCCTGGGGCCGGCACACACCGCATTGCCTCGCGGGATGCACGCTCGCTCATGCTCACGCCGGTGGAGCAGGAGAAATCCATGCCGCGCTTTTTGTTTCACTTCTCGGCCTCGCCGCTCATGACCCAGATCGGGGTGGACACCCGCGCGGTGGACCTCGTCTGGCCTGCCGCAGACCCCGCGCATCTGGATCAGCTCCGCTTCACTCCGCCGCGTCAGCGGCTCGTGGTGCTATGGAACACGAAGCACGAAGTCTTGCAGAATCTTCACTGCCGCGAGGCACTCGCCCTGGCCACGAATCGCGAGGAGCTCATGCGCACCCTGCCGGGCAGGCTGGGGCACGTCAGCGCCAGCCTCTTTGCCCCCGGCCTGTGGTTCAGCACCCAGGCGCAGAGCCAGCCCTTTGCGCTCGAAAAAGCACGGCACCTTCTCTCGGAGGCGGGCTGGCCGCAGGATGTTTCAGGCATCGCGCGTGGTCCGGAGCATGCGTTTCGCTTCACCCTCCTGGTGCCGGGGGGCGATGCGCTCCACACACGCACGGCGGAGCTTCTGGTCGCACAGTGGCGGAAAGCGGGCGCAGAGGTGAAGATCGAGCATGTCAGCGATGAGCGTGCGCTGGCTCAGCGCCTGCACGAGCGCCGCTTTGATGCCGTGCTGCTGGACCAGCGCTTTGAGGTTTCCTGGGACCAGCTGCCCTGGTGGCACTCGGCTCAGGCGAAACCCGGTGGCAGCAACTTTTGCGGCATCGCCGACCCCAAGATCGACCTCATCCTGGAGGCGCTGGCCGCGGAGTATGATCCCGCGCAGGTGGCCCGTCGCGTGCAGGAGCTGGAGGCCCGGCTGCTGCCCATGCACCCCATGCTGCCGCTCTTCACCACGCATGATGAGGCGGCCGCCATGCCCACGCTGCGGGAGCCGGACTCAGTCAAAGGGAGCGGTCTGCCCGTGGCCTCCTGGACGCTGCAGACACTCACAGGGCCGCCGCAGGCGCGCACGCCTTCACCCACTATTCTCAAACTCCAGCTGAGGCTGCCTGAATGACAAGCCTCCAGCCATTCTCACTGTCTCCCCGCCTGCTGCCGCTGCGCCTTGTGCTCGGCGGTCTCATTGCCGGCGTGCTTGTGCTGCTGGCTGATCACCACGGGATGTCCATCTCGCTTGATATGCGGGACTTTGGACGGCGCTTTTTTTCCAGCTTCATCGTCCTCCTCATCGGGCTGCTGCTGGCGCTGTGTCTGGGCGTCATGACCGGCATGTACGCACGCAGGATGGGGCCGCGTGTGCAGTGGCTGGCAGGCCTGCTCTCACGTGCTCTCGCCTGTTTGCCCGTGGTGGTGCTCGCCTGGGGGTTCATCGCCGGTTGGATCGGCCGCCTCGGCTGGCCGGTGGAGTCGCTCATGCCCGCCACGTTTCCAGAGGCGCACACCGCATGGCAGACGGTGCTTGCGCGTCAGACTTGGGACCTGCTGGCTCCGGCGTTGGTGCTGGCTCTGTCTCTGTGCGGGGAGATGACTCATGCCGTGATCGAGGACGGTGGTCTGGTGCCGGATCTCGGTTTTTCACTGCGCGCGCGTGGCGTGCCCGCAGGCTCCCGGCTCTGGCGGCATCATCTCAGCCAGCTCGTTCCGCTGCTGCGAGTGCGACTTCAGTCGCTCATCCTCTTTGCGCCCGTCTGCCTCATCATCATCGAGGACGTGCTGCACTTTGAGGGCTGGGGCGGCTGGATGGCCCAGAGCCTCCGCGCAGGTCATGCCGTCGGCATTGCCTATGGCTTTGCCAGCGCAGGTGTCTTGACGGGGCTGCTCTGCACGGGCGCGCAGCTTCTTCATGGTCGGCTCACATCCTCCGGCGGCTGGTTGGCCACGCTTTCCTGGCAGCCGTGGCTGCTTTGGGCCTTGGGCGTGCTGGCGTTGCTGCCCGCGTCCATTCTCATGTGGCTGCCGCTATGGCTGGCCGTGCTGATGGCAGGCGCTGCTGCGTGGTGCCAGACCTGGACCCACATCCTGAAGCAGCTGCCGCTGGATGCCTCGCGCGTGCTCGGCGCTACGGATCAAATGATCTGGCGCCATCACATCGCCGTGGTGCAGGGCCGCACGCTCCTGGCCTGGATCTGCACCGTCTTTGCCCAGACGCTCCTCGGTCTCGCCACCGCCTGCACGCTGCAGCCACGCCTCATGCACGAGCTCAATGAGCGCCTCGTCACACTCCTCCGTCCCCTCGCGGTCATCTCTGTGCAGGATGCCGCGCACACCCTCGCGGATCCCACGCTGCTCCTCCAGTCTGGCGGCGGCATCGCGCTTGCCGCCTTGTGTTTGATCCAGCTTGGCCGCATCGTACAACCCCGTCTCGATTAATTCAAAGCCATGTCCGCCGACGCCCCTGCTCCCACCGAAGCCCCGCTGCTGCGAATCCGCGATCTCCAGATCGAGTTCGCCCGCCATGGCGCCGAGCCGATGAAAGCCGTCAAAGGCATCGACCTCGAACTCAAGCGCGGCGAATCCATCGCGCTCGTCGGTGAAAGCGGCAGCGGCAAAAGCGCCACCGCACTCTCCTTTGCCCGCCTCCTGCCGGAGCCGCCCGCCGTCATCTCCGCGCGGCAGATGTCCTTCAACGGCCACGAAATTCTTGAAATGGGAGAGCGTGATCTGCGCAAAATTCGCGGCAAGGAGATCGCCTACATCTTTCAGGAGCCCACGACTTCGCTCAATCCTGTCCTCACCATCCGCACCCAGATCGGCGAAGCCCTCGCCCTCCATCGCCCCGACGTCCCCAAATCCGGGCGTGACAATGAAATTGTGAAGTGGCTCGACAAAGTCGGCATCGTCGATTCGCGCAAGCGCCTCAACGCCTACCCGTACGAGCTCAGCGGCGGCATGCAGCAGCGCGTCATGATCGCCATGGCGCTTTGCATGCAGCCAAAGCTCCTCATCGCCGACGAGCCCACCACCGCGCTCGATGTCACCATCCAAAAGCAGATCATGGATCTCCTCGCCGAGCTCCGCCGCGATCTCGACATGAGCATCATCCTCATCACGCACAATCTCGGCATCATCCGCAGCGTCGTGGACCGCGTGGCCGTCATGTTCCGTGGCAAGATCGTCGAAACCGGCCCCGTGGATGAAATCCTGCGCAATCCCCAGCACGCCTACACCAAGGCCCTCCTCGCCTGCGTCCCCCGCATGGGCGCCAAGCAGCCCCGCCTCAAAGCCATCGACTATGCGGAGTTGGAGGCCTGACAGGGGTCTTCAGATCAAAGCCGGCAGCACATTCAGTCCTTCTGCCGCTGCGATTTCACGCTGCAGGGCGTCAAAGCTGAGAAATACCGTGGCTTGCCATTTGAGCGCCGTTGCGATGTGGAGCAGATCAAAGGAGCGTGCACCTCTTTGCATCGTGTGCCGTTCGCTCAGGCGTTCCACTTCAGTGGCTAGATCTGCCAGGTTCACGCCCGCCTCGATGATGACGCCTGATTCCAGATCGTTCTCAAACTGCGCCAGCATCGCCAGACCTTCCGTCTCAAGATAGCCTTTTCGGGCATCTCGTGAGCGCAGGAACACCTGGAATCTCACAGCCTGCCGGAATTCATAAGCCAGCAATGAGGAAATCACAATCGGAGCACCGATCTCCTCCAGCGTGGCAATGGCCCTCTCAGAGTGGCTTTGCTGCCGGTACAGGGAGCAGAGAAAAGACGTGTCGGCGCAGTGCATCAGCCGTGTCCGTGTTCAAGCTCTGCTTCGCGCATCTCTTTGACCTCTGCGTCGCTGAACACACGGCTGCCCCAGGTCTGTCGCAGGCGGGCGCGGAAGTCGGGCAACGCCACTCCCTGCGCTTTCTCCACTGCCGGGATGATAACTCCCAGCTTCTTCCCGCCCTTCGACAGAAACACGAGTTCACCGGCAGCCAGCAGGCTTTCGATGCGCGTTGTTTCGTCAAGTGTCAGTGTGGACATGATGATGGAGCTTAGTCGTTTCTTAGCAGCTAGGCAAGCCTTGCTCGACTCATAATCCCCGTTGCGCTGCGCCCAAAAAACATGCTAGCCTCCCTCCATGAAAGCCTGGCTCATCCTCCTGGCGCTGGCCCCGCCGCTCTCCGCGCAGGTCGTGCTGCCGACCACGGGCAAAAAGTTTGAGACCCGCACCATCAATGGCAGCGGCGGCAATACCGGAGTCAGCGTCAATCCCTCCCCCAAGCCGCCGCCTACCAAGACCAGGCTCACCTCCTACTTCCTGCTGGGAGATCCCCGCCAGTGGAAGAGCACGGATGGCAAATCCCTGCTCGGTGCCATCATCGCCTATGAGGACTCCGTCATCGAGTTCGAGGCCGCCAACTCCGCCGCCGCCAAAGAGGCCGTGGACAAGGCCCCGCCCGCCAAGCTGCCTGCCAAACCCACCCTCATCCGCGAAGGGAAAATCCGCCTGCTGGTGAACCAAAAACCGGTCGAGGTGCCGCTCGCCCGCCTGAGCGAAGAAGACCGCAAATACGTGAGCGATTTGAACGCCCGGCTTCCGAAATGATCTCAAAACACCTGTGCTTGAACGTGATCCCTCCCTCCACCATGAAAACTGCACCCTCCCTCCTGATCCTGCTGCCAGTCCTTCTCCTGCCAGCCTGCAGTGCACTCACTGAGAAGTCCCCGCCCAAAACCGAGCGTGAAATGGAGGCCGAGGCCCGCCGCACCCACACCGTGCCCGACAACGTCCGCGACCCCCGCCCGGACATGCCCCCCACCGGCCCGCTCTCCATGCCCATGCGCTGAGCCCCGGTTTGGCCAATAAAACACTCGCACGCCCACCGCTGGTAGGGCGGCTGGTCCCCCAGCCGCCGTCCCCAGCGTACAGTTTCCACGACAGTAGGACATGGAAAATCGCAAAGCCTTGATCCAAAAGGTATTCTCTGCGGTCTTCTAGACCTGTTCTCGAAAAGAATGTCCGATTGAACCGGCGAGCGCAGCGGCCCCAGTGGCAAGGCGGGAGCGCCGCCTGCTATTTGAAAATAACAGGCAAGCGACCAACGCAGCCAATGGGACCGCTCCGCCGCCCGGGCAATGTGACAGGCTTTTTGAGAACAAGTCTAATCTCTCGCGGTGTAGATCAGCGCCTTCTGGGGCATCCTCCTCTTCCCCCATTCTGAAACGCCTCGGCGTTTGCAAAGCGGCCGCTTTCCCCCATCTTGGCCGCCCTTTATGCCCGAACTCGACAAGACCTACACGCCCGCGGAAGTCGAAGCCCGCTGGTATCAGCGCTGGCTGGATGACAAATGCTTTGAAGCCGACCCCGCTCGTGTGAGCGAGACCCGCCCGGCCTACTCCATCGTCATCCCTCCGCCGAATGTGACGGGCATCCTCACCCTCGGCCACGTGCTGAACAACACCATTCAGGACATCCTGGCCCGCCGCGCCCGCATGCTGGGCAAAGAAGTCCTCTGGCTCCCCGGCACCGACCACGCTGGCATCGCCACCCAGAACGTCGTTGAGAAAACCCTCAAGAAGCAGGGCGTCATCAAGCACCGCGACGACCTCGGCCGCGAGGCCCTCGTCGCCAAGATCTGGGAGTGGAAGGAAAAGCACGGCGGCATCATCATCGAGCAGCTCAAGAAACTCGGCGCCTCCTGCGACTGGTCCCGCGAACGCTTCACCTTTGACGACGACTACAACGCCTGCGTCATGCGCGTGTTTGTGGACCTCTACAAAAAGGGCCTCATCTACCGTGGCAAACGCATGGTCAACTGGTGCCCCTCCTCCCTCACCGCGCTCAGCGATGAGGAGGTCGTCATGAAGCCCCAGAACGCCATCATGTACCACTTCAAAGTCGAAGTGGTCGAAGAACCCGGCACCTGGCTCACCATCGCCACCACCCGCCCCGAAGTCATTCCTGGAGACACCGCCATCGCCGTGAATCCCAAGGACGAGCGCTACACCCATCTCATCGGCAAGCACGTCCGCCGCCCGCTCCCCGTCGAAAATCAGGCACTCCTCCCCATCATCGCGGACGAGCATGTGGACTTCACCTTCGGCACCGGCGTCCTCAAAGTTACCCCCGCGCACGACAAGGCGGACTTCGAAATCGGCCAGCGCCACAGCCTGCCCGTCATCGACGTCATGCATCCCAACGGCGTGCTCAATGACCTTGCTGGCAAAGACCTCGCCGGCATGGAGCGCTTCGCCGCCCGCAAACGCGCCGCCGAACTCCTCACGGAAATCGGCAGCCTCGTCAAAGAAGAGCCCTATCAGAACAACCTCGGCTTCTCCGAGCGCGCCGACGTGCCGATCGAAAGCCGCCTCAGCGAGCAGTGGTTCCTCAAATACCCCAGCGTCAAAGAATCTCAGGAAGTCGTCGCCAGCGGCGAGATGAAATTCCACCCCGACCGCTGGGCCAAAACCTACGACCACTGGATGACCGGCCTCCAAGACTGGTGCATCAGCCGCCAGGTCTGGTGGGGCCATCGGATTCCCGTGTGGACAAAAGAATATCCAGATCGTCTATCCTCAGTCAAAGATTCGGACCGTGTTGATGAACTGACTCGCAATCGAAAGGACGTTGTGGTTCGGCAAGAACCTGAAATCCGATTTGCAGAAGACAACGATACGCCTTCTCGAATCTATGTCTGCTTGGCACCGGAAGACTCTTCGGATTCTGATCAAAAGAATCTCGTGAAATCCCTCGAGTCCCTCGGCTTCACCCAAGACCCCGACGTCCTCGACACCTGGTTCTCCTCCTGGCTCTGGCCCTTCGCCACCATGGGCTGGCCCGAAAAGACCGCCACGCTGAAGGCCTTCTACCCCACCACCGACCTCGTCACCGGCCCGGACATCATCTTCTTCTGGGTCGCCCGCATGATCATGGCCGGCTTCGAATGGATGGGCGAGCTCCCCTTCAAGAACGTCTATTTCACGGGCATCATCCGCGACAAACAAGGTCGCAAAATGTCCAAGTCCCTCGGCAACTCGCCCGACCCCCTGGAACTCATTGCCAGCTACAGCGCCGACGCTCTGCGCTTCGGCATCATGCGCAGCGCTCCGCTGGGCCAGGACATCTGCTTTGATGAAAAGAACGTCGAGCTCGGGCGCAACTTCTGCACCAAGCTCTGGAACGCCGCCCGCTTCCGCCAGATGCAGGGTGGCGAAACCGAGACCGATATCAGCGCCGCCCTCCTCAGCAGCGACGACAAGTGGATCCTCCTCCGCCTCAACACCGCCATTACGGAAGTCACCGCCGCCCTCGAAGACTATCGCTTCAGCGATGCCACCGCCACCCTCTACCGCTTCTTCTGGAGCGAGTACTGCGACTGGTACATCGAGGCCTCCAAAGCCGTGCTTCAAGGCAGCGATGCCGCTCGAAAGGCCAACACCCTCGCCGTCATCGACTTTGTCCTCAGCAACACCCTCCGTCTCTTCCATCCCTTCATGCCCTTCATCACCGAAGAGCTCTGGCACGGCATGGCCTTCAACGACGACCTGCCTGAAAACCAAGGCGGCAACAGCATCATGTTCGCCAAATGGCCCAAGCCGCTCGATGCCGATGAACTCGCCTACTTCGGCATCCTGCCGGAAGACGAAAAAGCCGCCAACGACAAATACGAAGCCGTTAATCTCGGCCGCGGCCTCAAGAGCACCTTCAACATCAACAAGCGCGTCCGCTTCGTTCTCAAGCCGAACGCGGAACTCCCCGCCCACGAGATCGAAGTCCTCCGCATCCTCCTCAATGCCGAGCCTCTCGATGTTGATCCCGCCTTTGCTCCGACCCAAGGCACCCCCAGCGCCCTCACCCCGCTCGGCACCCTCTTCCTCCCGCTCGATGGCCTCATCGACGTCGAGGCCGAGCGCGCCCGCATCGGCAAAGAAGTCGCCAAAGCCGAATCCGAATTGGAAAAGGTCACCGCCAAGCTCGCCGACGAAAAATTCACCTCCAAGGTCCCGCAAAAAGTGCTCGACGAGCACCAGCAGCGCAAAACCGACTGGCAGGAAAAACTCGCCAAGCTCAAGGAGATGATGTCCGCCCTCGGTTGATTTCCCTCACGAAACAGCCCCGTATCACGATCTATTGAAAACAGGTTTGTTCTCTCTTTGCCGTAGCCACCCCGCTACGTACCAGCCCTGAAGGGGCTGCGTACAGAGCATGAGATCAATGGTAACGGAAAGGATATACAAGGGTCAGCCAGCTTGTCCTCCGAAGCTCGTAGAGCGAAGGAGGAAGCCTAAGCGAGGTGACCCTGGGTTTACACACACAATCCGGGCAGCAAAACCATCGCCTTCTCTGCACACCGCGCCCTCCAGCAGCGTCATCCCGCCTCGCGCAGCTGCCGTTTTCGCGTCATCCACACCCCTGCCGGGTCTTTTTTGTGTTGATAGCTTTCCTTGCATTCCTCACCAAGCGGTGAACCATCGGCTGCCTATGGCAAAGGTAACCCTCGGCCTGGTGCAAAGCCGGGCCTTCTCAAGCAAGGAAGAAAGCGTGCAGCAGCATGAGCGGCTCATCCGCGATGCTGCCGCCCGCGGTGCGCAGATCATCTGCCTGCAGGAGCTCTTCAACACCCCCTACTTCTGCATCACGCAGGACACCGAACTCTTCAATCTCGCCGAGGCCGTCCCCGGCCCCACCACCGACCGCCTCGCTCCGCTCGCCAAGGAGCTCGGCGTGGTCATCATCGTCCCCCTCTTCGAAAAGCGCGGCCCCGGCCTCTACCACAACACCGCCGCCGTCATCGACGCCGACGGCACCGTGCTGGGCAAATACCGCAAGATGCACATCCCGCAGGACCCCGGCTTCGAGGAGAAGTTTTACTTCACCCCTGGAGACCTCGGCTACCGCGTCTGGGACACCAAGTTTGGCCGCATCGGCGTCCTCATCTGCTGGGACCAGTGGTACCCGGAGGCCGCCCGTCTCACTGCCCTCATGGGTGCGGAGATCCTCTTCTATCCCACCGCCATCGGCTGGCTCCCCAGCGAGAAGGCCGCCCTCGGCGCCGCCCAGCATTGCGCCTGGGAAACCGTGCAGCGTGGCCACGCCGTGGCCAATGGCTGCTACCTCGCTGCCGTCAATCGCGTCGGCACCGAGCAGCAGAGCGAATTCTGGGGCCAGAGTTTTGTCGCAAATCCGTATGGAGAAATCGTTGCAAAGGCCTCCGTGAGCGATGAAGAGATTTTGATCGTTCCGTGTGATCTGACTGCGGTGGAAGATTTTCGCCGCATCTGGCCGTTTTTCCGTGATCGCCGCATTGACACCTACGCTCCCCTGACCAAACGCTATATCGATGAGTAAAGCCTCCTATCCCCAAAACTACCGTCTGCCCGCCGAATTCGAGCCGCAGGAGGCTATCTGGTTGTCCTGGCCTTCCAACAAGGAAAGCTGCCCCAAGACCTACCACAAGCTGCAGGACAAGTTTGGCGAGATCGCCAGCACCATCTCCCGCTACGAGCGCGTGCGCATCAATGCCCCGATGCTCAGCCATATGAACATCCGCCTCAGCATCGCCGACAACGAAGGCGACCTCAGCCAGGTGGACATCTACGAGCACAACACCAATGACGTTTGGTGCCGCGACCACGGCCCGATTTTCATCAAGCACAACGAGACCGGCAAGCTGGCCATCACCGACTGGGAATTCAACGCCTGGGGCGGCAAGTTCCCGCCGTGGGATCTCGACAACGCCATCCCTGAAAAGGCCGCTGCCGCTCTCAAGATGGAGCGCTTCACCTCCAAGATGATCCTCGAAGGCGGAGCCATCGAGACCAACGGCAAAGGCACCCTCCTCACCACCGAGGCCGTCCTGCTCAATCCCAACCGCCACGGCGGCAAGCCCGGCAACAAGGCCGAGGTGGAGAAGGAGCTCAAAGCCATGCTCGGCGTGAAGGACATCGTCTGGTTCAAGAAAGGCATCGAAGGCGACGACACCGACGGCCACATCGACGACATCGTGCGCTTCATCCGCGAAGACGCCGTCATCTGCATGGTCGAGCCCCGCGACTCCGACCCAAATCACAAGGTGCTCAAGGAAATCCGCGAGAAGCTCGACGACGTCCGCGCCCCCGACGGCGGCAAGCTGGAGATCATCGAAATCGAAATGCCCCAGGCCATCGAGATGAAGGACTGGCGCCTCAGCCGCCTTCCGGCCAGCTACGCCAATTTCATGATCATGAACAACGCCGTGCTCGTCCCCATCTTCGGTCAGAAGAAGAAGGACGCCGCTGCCGAAGACAAGATCGCTGAGTGCTTCCCCGGCCGTGAGATCATCTCCATGATGGCCAAGGATCTCGTCAC
This genomic window contains:
- a CDS encoding carbon-nitrogen hydrolase, producing the protein MAKVTLGLVQSRAFSSKEESVQQHERLIRDAAARGAQIICLQELFNTPYFCITQDTELFNLAEAVPGPTTDRLAPLAKELGVVIIVPLFEKRGPGLYHNTAAVIDADGTVLGKYRKMHIPQDPGFEEKFYFTPGDLGYRVWDTKFGRIGVLICWDQWYPEAARLTALMGAEILFYPTAIGWLPSEKAALGAAQHCAWETVQRGHAVANGCYLAAVNRVGTEQQSEFWGQSFVANPYGEIVAKASVSDEEILIVPCDLTAVEDFRRIWPFFRDRRIDTYAPLTKRYIDE
- a CDS encoding type II toxin-antitoxin system VapC family toxin, translated to MHCADTSFLCSLYRQQSHSERAIATLEEIGAPIVISSLLAYEFRQAVRFQVFLRSRDARKGYLETEGLAMLAQFENDLESGVIIEAGVNLADLATEVERLSERHTMQRGARSFDLLHIATALKWQATVFLSFDALQREIAAAEGLNVLPALI
- a CDS encoding agmatine deiminase family protein, whose product is MSKASYPQNYRLPAEFEPQEAIWLSWPSNKESCPKTYHKLQDKFGEIASTISRYERVRINAPMLSHMNIRLSIADNEGDLSQVDIYEHNTNDVWCRDHGPIFIKHNETGKLAITDWEFNAWGGKFPPWDLDNAIPEKAAAALKMERFTSKMILEGGAIETNGKGTLLTTEAVLLNPNRHGGKPGNKAEVEKELKAMLGVKDIVWFKKGIEGDDTDGHIDDIVRFIREDAVICMVEPRDSDPNHKVLKEIREKLDDVRAPDGGKLEIIEIEMPQAIEMKDWRLSRLPASYANFMIMNNAVLVPIFGQKKKDAAAEDKIAECFPGREIISMMAKDLVTEGGAFHCISMHQPK
- a CDS encoding formate--tetrahydrofolate ligase, whose amino-acid sequence is MHPDISPIAASLGIAPEHLILHGRHMAKVSLQALKDKPQRGRLILVSAITPTPAGEGKTTVSIGLSQGLKKIGQSVALALRQPSMGPVFGRKGGATGGGKSSVLPAHSINLHFTGDFHAITCAHNLLSAVIDNQLFLGEARVKAEQVLWKRVMDMNDRALRSVRTSVGKPTERATGFDITAASEIMAIMCLAESLPDLRHRLERIVVGFTAEGDPVYAKEFRVTGAMMALLREALPPNLVQSVEGVPAFLHGGPFANIAHGCNSVLATRMALAHADFAVTEAGFAFDLGGEKFMHIKCRQSGLAPSAIVIVATVRALKMHGGAALDQLTHTDTAALSRGLENLAAHLDSAAKFQRPVIVAVNQFTNDHPDELALVHEFCRARGVPSATANVFGEGGAGAVELAEKVLAALPAQDAPLPFLYQQEESVEAKLHAIATKIYGADGVLLTDEAKARLALFARSGFDKLPLCMAKTQDSLSDDAKKRGRPRGFTITVRDFEIANGAGFLVALTGTMMRMPALPKVPAAERIQVTDDGFMSGI
- a CDS encoding valine--tRNA ligase, with translation MPELDKTYTPAEVEARWYQRWLDDKCFEADPARVSETRPAYSIVIPPPNVTGILTLGHVLNNTIQDILARRARMLGKEVLWLPGTDHAGIATQNVVEKTLKKQGVIKHRDDLGREALVAKIWEWKEKHGGIIIEQLKKLGASCDWSRERFTFDDDYNACVMRVFVDLYKKGLIYRGKRMVNWCPSSLTALSDEEVVMKPQNAIMYHFKVEVVEEPGTWLTIATTRPEVIPGDTAIAVNPKDERYTHLIGKHVRRPLPVENQALLPIIADEHVDFTFGTGVLKVTPAHDKADFEIGQRHSLPVIDVMHPNGVLNDLAGKDLAGMERFAARKRAAELLTEIGSLVKEEPYQNNLGFSERADVPIESRLSEQWFLKYPSVKESQEVVASGEMKFHPDRWAKTYDHWMTGLQDWCISRQVWWGHRIPVWTKEYPDRLSSVKDSDRVDELTRNRKDVVVRQEPEIRFAEDNDTPSRIYVCLAPEDSSDSDQKNLVKSLESLGFTQDPDVLDTWFSSWLWPFATMGWPEKTATLKAFYPTTDLVTGPDIIFFWVARMIMAGFEWMGELPFKNVYFTGIIRDKQGRKMSKSLGNSPDPLELIASYSADALRFGIMRSAPLGQDICFDEKNVELGRNFCTKLWNAARFRQMQGGETETDISAALLSSDDKWILLRLNTAITEVTAALEDYRFSDATATLYRFFWSEYCDWYIEASKAVLQGSDAARKANTLAVIDFVLSNTLRLFHPFMPFITEELWHGMAFNDDLPENQGGNSIMFAKWPKPLDADELAYFGILPEDEKAANDKYEAVNLGRGLKSTFNINKRVRFVLKPNAELPAHEIEVLRILLNAEPLDVDPAFAPTQGTPSALTPLGTLFLPLDGLIDVEAERARIGKEVAKAESELEKVTAKLADEKFTSKVPQKVLDEHQQRKTDWQEKLAKLKEMMSALG
- a CDS encoding ABC transporter substrate-binding protein — its product is MILARSFIFGFPLLLAAVAGWAVREVRRSRMDHADGVVVMLSQGAPVLNPYLPATEVERQIIDLVHEPLIRLGADGTLQPGLAEFWRWTQDVTCWFANEAAARRAQELLQAQIGEKNRWAEWNLGSVRMFGNRLLLGFTEPNATGVRQAFELIAGPDLKPVVFWRVERRSALRQAWKRFMAESAQAKLVQRSWFDGENACEFVVAGDSPRLVEDMHRFLDGGPDEPAEINPLGEVGALSEPVLDLDIRPGRRWHDGTPATAEDARATLEYLRASEWPLPNREALSSIQSAEVQNDGARLHVSFRRRQGAALCVFVNLPMLPAAWLRAHPGVQEADLIQHAPPGAGTHRIASRDARSLMLTPVEQEKSMPRFLFHFSASPLMTQIGVDTRAVDLVWPAADPAHLDQLRFTPPRQRLVVLWNTKHEVLQNLHCREALALATNREELMRTLPGRLGHVSASLFAPGLWFSTQAQSQPFALEKARHLLSEAGWPQDVSGIARGPEHAFRFTLLVPGGDALHTRTAELLVAQWRKAGAEVKIEHVSDERALAQRLHERRFDAVLLDQRFEVSWDQLPWWHSAQAKPGGSNFCGIADPKIDLILEALAAEYDPAQVARRVQELEARLLPMHPMLPLFTTHDEAAAMPTLREPDSVKGSGLPVASWTLQTLTGPPQARTPSPTILKLQLRLPE
- a CDS encoding ABC transporter ATP-binding protein → MSADAPAPTEAPLLRIRDLQIEFARHGAEPMKAVKGIDLELKRGESIALVGESGSGKSATALSFARLLPEPPAVISARQMSFNGHEILEMGERDLRKIRGKEIAYIFQEPTTSLNPVLTIRTQIGEALALHRPDVPKSGRDNEIVKWLDKVGIVDSRKRLNAYPYELSGGMQQRVMIAMALCMQPKLLIADEPTTALDVTIQKQIMDLLAELRRDLDMSIILITHNLGIIRSVVDRVAVMFRGKIVETGPVDEILRNPQHAYTKALLACVPRMGAKQPRLKAIDYAELEA